The genome window TCCGCCGCGCCGACTTCTCCGATCCGTTCCGGGGGGTCGCCGTGGGCCCCGGCAGCTACCTGGTGCTGGTGACGCGGGGGCACAAGTACGACTTCGACGCCCTCCACGACCTGCTCCGCCGCCCGGACCTCCCCGCCTACGTGGGGATGGTGGGGAGCCGCCGCCGCGTCCGCGCCGCGCTGGAGCTGCTGCGGCGCGAGGGGATCCCCCGGGAGCGGCTGCTCCGGGTGCACGCCCCGATCGGGCTGGACGTCGGCGCGGAGACGCCGGAGGAGATCGCCGTCTCCATCGCCGCGGAGATCGTGCAGGTGCGGCGCGGGGGGAGCGGCGTCCCGCTCCGGGACCGCGAGCGGGTGGTGGAGCGCTGGGTCACCGGCGCCGTGGAGGAAGGGGGAGCGTAGCGCCGGAGGGCGTGCGGCCCGCACGCAACACGGGGTTCATGTACAGCACGTGCATCTTCTGCTCCGCCCCGCTGGGGAGCAACGAGGCGGTGGAGGAGTTCCCGGTCGGGAAGCGCCTGGCGTTCGACGCCTGGAAGGGGCGGCTCTGGGCGGTCTGTCCGAAGTGCTCCCGCTGGAACCTGGCGCCCATCGAGGAGCGCTGGGAGGCCACGGAAACGGCCGAGAAGCTGTTCCGCGACGCGCGGCTCCGGGCGCAGTCCGAGAACGTGGGGCTGGCGAAGCTCCCGGACGGCACCCGCCTCATCCGCATCGGCGAGGCGCTCCCCGGCGAGCTGGCCGCGTGGCGCTACGGGGACCAGCTCGTGCGGCGCCGTCGGCGCTACCTGCTGGCCGCGGGGATCCTGGGGGTCGCGGGGGTGGCGTACGGCGGCCTCGCCATCGCCGGGGCGCTGGGCGGGGGCGCGGGCGCCGTCAACCTGGTGAACCTGGCCTGGCAGCACCGCAGGGCGCGCCGCTTCGTGCACCGGCTCCCCGCGGAGGAGTCGCCCACCGGGAAGCCGCTCCCGCTGCGACGCCACCACCTCAACGGCGCCCGCGCGGCCACGGGGGAGGACGGGGAGATCGCCCTGCACCTCCCGTACGCCCTGGAGCCCACGCGCGTGCGCCGGGACGACGGCCGGGCGGTGTGGCTCCCCGCCCGCTCCGTGGTCCTCACGGGCCCCGCGGCACGGAACGTCCTGGGGCGGGCGATGGTGGACGCCAACGCCGGCGGCGCCTCCCGGAAGCACCTGGGCCGGGCGCTGGACCTGCTCTCCGGCCCCGGCGGCGCGGAGGGATACCTGCGGCAGGCGGCGGGGGGCGACAGGTCGCTCGGCGTCCCCTACGTGCCGACGCTCGCTTCGGGGACGAGCTGGCAGCGCTTCGTGGGGACCTTCCGCGGCGAGGCGGTCCCGGCCGCGCTGCCGCGCCCCGCCGGCGCGTACGGGACGCCGTGGTGGACCGCGAAGGCCCGCGCGGACCGGCTCTCCCGCCCCGAGGCGCTGGCGCTGGAGATGGCGCTGCACGAGGAAACGGAGCG of Longimicrobiaceae bacterium contains these proteins:
- a CDS encoding XdhC family protein, which gives rise to EAGGPPMGARILVWQGHRAGTLGDPALDARAAELAEALLRGEGRDRPVALETERGRCTLYLEAHRPPPELVIVGAGHIARPLCRVGAMLGFRVRVLDDRPEFATRERFPEAEEVRRADFSDPFRGVAVGPGSYLVLVTRGHKYDFDALHDLLRRPDLPAYVGMVGSRRRVRAALELLRREGIPRERLLRVHAPIGLDVGAETPEEIAVSIAAEIVQVRRGGSGVPLRDRERVVERWVTGAVEEGGA